A genomic segment from Salvia splendens isolate huo1 chromosome 13, SspV2, whole genome shotgun sequence encodes:
- the LOC121760611 gene encoding uncharacterized protein LOC121760611, with amino-acid sequence MVTKWQPPDPPWIKFNVKGAYIEVTGRSGGGGIFRNPHGNLVSAFLAPLAAKSELEAELEMICRDLSHARGCGHRTWVETSSRQAPPLINKGEWGPANVRHLMVNIRHLMAESNSRISTTHYVGNKAAALLAQLGIEATLRQTIAEDSAPRLLRAIIHLEKSGTPYISLRGDG; translated from the coding sequence ATGGTCACGAAATGGCAGCCACCGGACCCCCCATGGATCAAATTTAATGTCAAGGGAGCCTACATTGAGGTGACAGGTCGATCCGGTGGCGGAGGCATCTTTCGGAATCCTCACGGCAACCTTGTCTCGGCCTTCCTCGCACCATTGGCCGCGAAGTCCGAACTCGAAGCGGAATTGGAGATGATCTGCCGGGACCTCTCCCATGCTAGAGGCTGTGGCCATCGGACATGGGTCGAGACCAGCTCGAGACAAGCCCCGCCTCTGATTAACAAAGGCGAATGGGGACCAGCCAACGTCCGGCACCTCATGGTTAACATTCGACATTTGATGGCCGAGAGCAATAGCCGAATTAGCACCACCCACTACGTTGGCAACAAAGCAGCAGCCCTTCTAGCTCAATTGGGAATTGAAGCCACACTTCGCCAGACCATCGCGGAAGACTCAGCACCTAGGTTACTTCGTGCAATCATCCATCTTGAAAAGTCGGGCACGCCCTACATTAGCCTAAGGGGCGATGGGTGA